In the genome of Triticum urartu cultivar G1812 chromosome 5, Tu2.1, whole genome shotgun sequence, one region contains:
- the LOC125506009 gene encoding dof zinc finger protein DOF5.3-like, translating into MIQELLGGTAMEQQQLKCAGNAANHHGSLPMVLQPISSNPSPTSSSTSSRSSTQRSPSAASSPQGQGQAQQGPPGPEQAPLRCPRCNSSNTKFCYYNNYNLTQPRHFCKTCRRYWTKGGALRNVPIGGGCRKPRPMPAPVAKAQPSSCKSVLGMGVGAAPSLGLGMGVGGGMSWASAPQTATAQLMALLNSARAGYAGSNMHRLLGLDTMGQLQVLPGSANGGQGMSPSLWPQATHRPTMPPPPMHLDSHLGMGSLGLGQGQGHHNLLSGLELKPPSSSPSPSSLAASYYSDQLNAVVSNGGAGRPHPYDTPASSYPCSTAMCSLPPSASTVSAAQSSHTVGMDQQPPTMSLGTQEMQYWSGGPASMMAWPDLPTLNGAFP; encoded by the coding sequence ATGATCCAAGAACTCCTCGGAGGCACGGCCATGGAGCAGCAGCAGCTCAAGTGCGCCGGCAACGCCGCGAACCACCACGGCTCGCTCCCCATGGTGCTGCAGCCCATCTCCTCCAACCCGTCCCCCAcgtcctcctccacctcctcgcgCTCCTCCACGCAGCGGTCGCCCTCGGCCGCGTCGTCGCCGCAGGGGCAGGGGCAGGCGCAGCAGGGGCCGCCGGGGCCGGAGCAGGCGCCGCTGCGTTGCCCCCGGTGCAACTCCTCCAACACCAAGTTCTGCTACTACAACAACTACAACCTCACCCAGCCGCGCCACTTCTGCAAGACGTGCCGCCGCTACTGGACCAAGGGCGGCGCGCTCCGCAACGTCCCCATCGGCGGCGGCTGCCGCAAGCCGCGCCCCATGCCGGCGCCCGTCGCCAAGGCGCAGCCCTCCTCCTGCAAGTCCGTGCTCGGCATGGGCGTCGGCGCCGCGCCGTCCCTCGGCCTCGGCATGGGCGTGGGCGGCGGCATGTCCTGGGCCTCCGCGCCGCAGACCGCCACCGCGCAGCTCATGGCGCTGCTCAACAGCGCCAGGGCCGGCTACGCCGGCAGCAACATGCACCGGCTTCTCGGCCTTGACACCATGGGGCAGCTCCAGGTCCTGCCGGGGTCGGCCAACGGCGGGCAGGGCATGTCGCCGTCGCTGTGGCCGCAGGCGACGCACCGGCCGACCATGCCTCCGCCACCAATGCACCTCGACTCGCACCTCGGCATGGGCTCGCTGGGGCTGGGCCAGGGCCAGGGCCACCACAACCTGCTGTCAGGGCTGGAGCTCAAGCCGCCCTCATCTTCACCGTCACCATCTTCACTCGCGGCGAGCTACTACAGCGACCAGCTGAACGCGGTGGTGAGCAACGGCGGCGCGGGCCGCCCGCACCCGTACGACACCCCGGCGTCGTCCTACCCTTGCAGCACGGCGATGTGCTCGCTCCCGCCGTCCGCGTCGACCGTCTCGGCGGCGCAGAGCAGCCACACCGTGGGAATGGACCAGCAGCCACCCACCATGTCGCTGGGCACGCAGGAGATGCAGTACTGGAGCGGCGGGCCGGCGTCAATGATGGCATGGCCGGACTTGCCCACTCTCAACGGCGCCTTCCCATGA